The segment TCTGCGGAAAAGGGAGCGATTCCGCCGTTTTTTGACCTTGCACTCGCTCCAATGTCGCCAGTCAATTGCGACTGAACCCCGGATGATAGTATTCTGTGACCTGCGACCCGGTACGTACTTCGTCCGGAAAGTGAGTCACCGTCACTTTCTACATCGAGACAACTGATCGAACGACCACGGTGCGTCACTGAGACGAACCGGACATCGCTCGATCATGCTATCTTCATCAACTTCTAGCGAATGGAAGATTTTCTCTACCACAATGAACGTTAAACCGATCAAAAAGCTGCTGGTTGCCAACCGAAGTGAAATTGCCATTCGTATCATGCGGACTGCTACCGAACTTGATATCAATACGGTGGGCATCTACAGCTATGAAGATCGATTCGCTCTGCATCGATTTAAAGCGGATGAAGCGTATCAGGTCGGGAAAAAAGGGGAACCGATTCGGGCGTATCTCGATATTCCCGGGATCATCAAAGTCGCCAAAGCATGCAAAGTCGACGCGATTCACCCTGGTTACGGTTTCCTGTCAGAAAACCCTGAGTTCGCCAAAGCCTGTGAAGAAGCCGGTATCCTGTTTGTCGGACCGACGGTTGACACCCTGATTCGGCTCGGTGACAAAACCCAGGCCCGACTTATTGCAGAAAACGCCAAAGTCCCCGTCCTGGGTGGTTCCAGCGCCGCAATCAAGAGCGTCGAAGAGGGAATGAAAACCGCAGAAGACCTCGGTTATCCGATCATCCTGAAAGCGGCCCACGGTGGCGGTGGCCGGGGAATGCGTGTCGTTAAGAAAGCAGAAGAATTCAAAGAAAACTTTGAATCAGCCCAAAGCGAATCGCTGTCCGCATTTGGCAGCCCCGATATCTTCGTTGAAAAATTCATCACGGCCGCCCGGCACATTGAAGTTCAATTATTAGGTGACCATCACGGCAACCTGGTCCATCTGTACGAGCGAGATTGCTCCGTACAACGTCGGCATCAGAAGGTCGTCGAAATCGCGCCCGCTCCGAACTTGAAAACTGAAGTTCGCGAAGCCCTTTGCCAGGCAGCACTCAAAATCGGCGAACAGGTTTCTTACAAATGTGCCGGTACTGTTGAATTCCTCGTTGATGCCGACACGAACAAATTCTACTTCATCGAAGTGAATCCACGTATCCAGGTCGAACATACCGTTACTGAAGAAGTAACGGGGACGGACATCGTCAAAACCCAGATCCTCGTGACTCAAGGTTATCCACTTGCCGATCCGGAAATCGACCTTGGCGATCAGTCGCAGATCAGAACCATGGGATTTGCACTTCAATGTCGACTGACGACTGAGGATCCTGAAAACGGATTCATGCCCGACTATGGCCGTCTCGTCCATTATCGAGCCGCAAATGGTATGGGAGTCCGGCTCGATGCAGGTAGTGCCTTCAGTGGCGCTGTAGTTGCTCCTTATTACGACTCGATGCTGGTGAAAGTCACTGCCCGAGGAAAACGGTTCGTCGATGCCATTCGCAAGATGGATCGAGCATTACGCGAGTTCCGAATCCGTGGTGTGAAGACCAACATTCCCTTCCTGATGAAATTGATGCATCACCCCACTTTCGTCGAGGGTTTATGCACAACCAGGTTCATCGATCAAACCCCGGAACTGCTCGTCTTCAAACCGCGTAAAGACCGGGCAACCAAATTATTGACTTATCTCGCCGAGGTAATCATTAACGAAAATGCATTGGTCAAAGGTCGGCCAAAAGCGTTAAGAAATGAACCAGCTCCGACTCCAGAAGTTGATATCACAGCCCCTCTTCCTAAAGGAACACGCGACGTCTTCCTGGAGCTGGGTCCCGAGAAATTCAGCCAGTGGATTCTGGATCAGAAACGTCTGCTGATCACCGACACCACGATGCGAGATGCACACCAATCACTACTGGCGACACGAGTTCGTACCTACGACCTCAACCAGATCGCGAGCGCTTACGCTTATAACTGCCCGAATTTCTTCTCTCTCGAAATGTGGGGCGGTGCCACGTTCGATACCACGATGCGATTCCTTAAAGAATCTCCTTGGGATCGATTGACCGAACTGCGCGATAAAGTTCCAAACATCCTGTTCCAGATGCTGCTGCGAGCATCGAATGCTGTGGGATACACAAACTACCCGGACAATGTCGTTCAACTGTTTGTGAAAGAAGCCGCCTCTGCGGGAATTGATGTCTTCCGTGTTTTCGATGCCCTGAACTGGGTACCGAACATGAAAGTCGCCATGGAAGCAGTTCGCGATTCGGGTGCTATCTGCGAAGCTTCCATCTGTTACACCGGTGACATTCTCGATCCAAAGCGAACTAAATACGATCTCAAGTATTACGTTAAATTGGCTCGCGAACTGGAAAATATGGGTGCCAACATCCTGGCGATTAAGGATATGGCCGGCCTCTGTAAACCTGACGCCGTCGAGATTCTCGTCAAAACGTTGAAGCAGGAAGTCGGAATTCCGATTCACTTCCACACGCACGACACCGCCGGCATTCAGGCCGCGTCCATTTTACGTGCAACAGAGGCAAACCTGGACATTGCCGATGCGGCGATGGCTCCCCTTTCCGGTGGAACGTCGCAGGTCAACCTGAACACGCTATGTGAATCACTCCGGTTCCACGATCGCAACACAGAACTTCAGACCGAAGCGATTGACGAAATCGCGGATTACTGGCGTTCCGCACGCGAGTTTTATTCTCCCTTCGAAAGCGCTGTCCTTCCCGCGACAGCCGACCTATACGACCACGAAATGCCCGGCGGCCAGTACACCAACCTGTACCAGCAAGCCCGGGCACTGGGACTTGCTGATCAATGGGCGAAAGTCTGCCGAGTATACGCCGGCGTTAACCGTCTCTTCGGAGATATCGTGAAGGTCACTCCCACCTCCAAAGCGGTTGGGGACATGGCCCTCTTCATGGTTGCCAATAACATCACCAATGACGATGTCCTGAATGGTGAGAAAGAACTTTCCTACCCGCAATCGGTCATCGACTTGATCGGTGGTGGTATGGGACAACCTCCGGGAGGTTTCCCCAAGGATGTGATGAAACGAATCCTCAAAGGAGAGGAAGGTTTCACAGGCCGTCCAGGAGAAACGTTGGAACCAGCTGACTTCGGTAAAGCGGCCGAAGAAGTCGAGAAATTTCTCGACCGCAAACCAACCGATCGCGAAATCGTCACCTACATTCTGTATCCGAAAGTTTACGAAGAATTCGTCCAGCACCAGAAGAAATATTCGAACACGAGCCAGTTGCCAACACCTGTCTTCTTCTATGGCTTGGAATCGAACGATGAGTTCTCTGTCGATATCGATCCAGGTAAGACGTTGATTATCAACTTCATCTCGATTGGAGAACCTCACGCCGACGGAAGCCGGTCGGTCTTCTTCGAGTTGAACGGTCAACCCCGTGCCGTTTCTGTTCTTGACCTCTCCCTTGAACCGGAGACGAAAAAGGCGGCCAAAGCCGATCCCTCCAACCCGGAACACGTTGGCGCAGCAATGCCAGGCATGGTGGTCAACATCCCCGTCAAGGAAGGGGATTGGGTCGAAAAAGGAGACAAACTGCTCAGTCTCGAAGCGATGAAAATGGAAACCAATACCACCGCCGATAAGGATGGCCGCGTCAAAGCGATCTTCGTCAAAACAGGTAGCCAGGTAGATACAGGCGACCTGTTGATGGAAATCGAGTTTTAACGACGTCGGCTTTCAGCTGATGATCGCCTCCCTATAGACAACTTGCATTTGAAGAAGGTGAGACCGGCATGGGTTCACTCGTCCCCGATCTCAATTCCTTCTCCGCTCTCTGCCTGAATCAGATCCAACGGGAGACGTTTATTAACGATGTCGATTTCCATCAGGAGATCGAGTCGACGAACACACAGGCTGCTCTACTTTGCAAACAGAAATCGACGGAACCTCCGACCCTCATTCTGACCGAACGACAAACCAAAGGTCGCGGGCGAGGTCGAAATCAGTGGTGGGCACAAGCAGGCTGTTTGACCTTCTCCGTGATTGTGGATGCTTCCAATTTCACTCGGCCAGAACACCTACCTTTGATCTCTCTTTCCACGGGCTGGGCGATTGCCGATTTACTCGAAGACTACTCCCCCACCCAGGTCGTTCAGCTGAAGTGGCCGAACGATGTTTATATGGGTACCCGCAAAATCTGCGGGATTCTCACGGAAATGCCTTCACCCGACCGCGTCATCGTCGGCATAGGCCTCAATGTGAATAACTCGTTCCACACGGCCCCCGATCAATTGAAAGAGCGGGCAACTTCACTGTTTGATCAAGTCGGTGACGAGTATCCCCTGACGACGATTCTGATCGATCTACTTAAGCAGCTGGAACAGACCTGGACTCGTCTGGCTCATAACGACCTTTCTTTCATCGAACGGTGGTCCCACCGCTGCCTGCTCACGGGTCGCACCATCACCCATGAAATGGGCGACCAACAGACAATCGGTCTCTGCCAGGGCATCGACAAGTCAGGTGCCCTACTCCTCAGAACGGAACACAAAGTCGAACGATTAATCGGCGGAACAATCGTGGCATTTTGATACTTTGTGTCAGCCAATTCTACTTCATATCGTATACGTCAACATGAAGTTCACTGCGAACCTCGCTTGCCGTTTGGAGCTTCTCACTGCGTTCGAACAGTTCAATGTGACGCAGATAATGCTGATACATTTCTTCCGAAATAACAATTATGCGGCCGTCGTTGCCTCCCATGTGTGCGAAGACGCGTTCGCTGGAGCCAACCTCTTCGAACATGGAATTGAGTACTTCCAACAACCGCATCAACGCCACAGTCCAAATGTCGGCTCCATCTGGATGGTAGATGGATTGCTCGACATATTGTTGGGTATAGATCAGATGCCGGTTACCGTTGATCTCAACGGTATAGCGATCTTCGTCGAAATGATCGGCAATCAAGTCAACGCAGATGTTTTCTGCTTTTAAGACAGGAACCATCAAGCGAATACACTCTCCGATTGCACCTTCCGCCAAGGCTTCATTATCTGCGGGATAACTACGACGATCCATCCCAACACAATCATCATCCCAATCAGTGATGATTGCTCCAGCTTTTACAGAAGAAATCAACTGCTCTTTGATCGTCGAGTGGTATTCACCCTGAGCATATTTGAGGTAACCTAGCGACAAAAGTTCTTCGACAAAGTCCACTACGTCTTCTGGAGAATTCTGTTTAGAGTCCGTGATGAAGCGTTCGAACAACTTTCTGAAGTGATGAAACACCATAATAAAAAACTCTCGCTTTTCACCAGAACTAAAACCTAGTCAAGTTCCTATCAACCCTTAAAGTTCCTCGCGACTTCCACCAAAGTTCGCAGCATGGCTCCTGTCGCTCCGCCGTCGCGTTCCGGTTTTTCCGAGTCCATGAAGGCGGGGCCGGCGATGTCGAGGTGGACCCACGGTTTATCGTCGACGAAGTGTTCCAGGAATTTCGCAGCGGTAATCGAACCACCCCAACGGGGACCAATGTTTTTGAGTTCCGAAACTTCACTTTTCAGTTGGTCAGCGAAGTAATCGTGCATCGGCATTTCCCAGACAAGTTCGTTGGTTATCTCGGCCGCTTCTTTCACGGAGTTCGCCCATTCCGAATTATTAGAGAACAACCCGGTAATATCGGTTCCCAGAGCGACGAGACAAGCCCCTGTGAGTGTTGCCAGGTCGATCATCTTGGCGGCGCCCTGGTCGGCCGCATAATTCAGGACGTCGGCCAGCACTAATCGACCTTCGGCGTCGGTATTAAGCACTTCGATGGTTAAGCCGTTTCGAGCGGTGAGGATATCTCCCAGTTTATAACAGGAGCCGCTCACCATGTTTTCGACGAGACCCATGTAACCGGTGACATTTACTGGAAGTTTTAAATGGGAAATGGCCATCATCGTGCCGAGTACCGTACCGGCACCAGCCATGTCCATCTTCATCTCTTTCATACCGTCGCTCGGTTTCAAAGATAGCCCGCCACTGTCAAAAGTGACCCCTTTACCCACAAGTGCGAGCACGGGATCATCCGCTCCTGCACCGCGGTATTCAATCACGACCAGGCGAGCTGGGTTGTCACTTCCGGTACCAACGGCCAGCATCGATCCCATCCGTTCCTCGGCGAGTTGATCTTCATCGAGAATGGTACAGGTCAAATCATGATCCGCACAAAGTTCGTCCGCAAGTTCTGCGAAGGAAATCGGGTAGATTGCATTCGGCGGTGAATTCACTACGTCGCGCGTAATGTTGATCGCCGCACCGAGAATCGTGCCCCGCTCCGCAGCGTCAGCCAGATCCATGTTCTCATTTAAGATCGTCAGTGATTCGAGCGGATGACGTTTTGGTTTTTCACGATAAAGGTCTTGCCCGCGCGTTCCGACTTCGATCGCTTCGCCAATGATTTCACTGGCGTACTCGGGACAAAATGAACCAATCAGGTCCTGTTCGAGAATGATCGCCAGGTTTTGGTCTTCTTTCCGTGACAGGGAACGAATGAGGGTTCGCATCGCTTTTCGAAAGATATCACCATTCAATTTTTCTGCGGGCCCCAACCCCAATAAACATAGGCGAGTCGCTTTCACCCCGGCTGGATCGGGTACCTGAAACATCTCAGCAACTTTGCCTGAGAAATCTTCGCGGTCACAGACCCGGACAACCAATCCGGAAGTCAGTTCGTTCAGCTTCGTGAGAGAGGCCGCTGACAGATTTTCTTCCACGGTGGGAACAATCAACCAATCCGCGTCTACATCCTGCCAGGGGGTCGCCGAAATTTGTACAGACATTCAAAAAATCCTTTCAGAGGGCACGTCGGTGAGTTCTCCGTATTAACAAATCGGACCTATTTTCTGCAATCCGGAAGCCCGTTCCTGCCCCTGTCGTTTCTAAAACTCACCTGTCCGAGACATATTCTCTGATTTTCCCATAATGTCCCTTCCACTCCTGTTTCCCGACCGTTTTTGACAAGATCGTTCCCAAACCTCTTTAACCAATGGAAATATACGGGGTAGGAACTGGCAGGTTCATCCGTTAAAATACGGAAAACCGAGAAAAAACCCGCAGGACGCGACGATAGAGGGGGAACCTCGACGTATAATTTACTGGGGCCAAAGTCTGATTCAGTGACTCGGTCAAGAATGAAGGTTTTATGTCTCTCTATTTAATGCCAGTCGGCGAAGGACGCCGCATCCCGATCAAAAAAACGGTCGTCTTCATCGGTCGCCATCCCGACTGCGATGTCGTTCTGTCTAAGAGTCTGAAAGTCTCGCGACGCCACTGTTGTCTGGCTCTTGTTAACAACAAGCTCATGATCCGCGACCTCGGCAGTACTAACGGAGTCCACGTCAACGGACGCCGTATCAAACGGGAAGAAGTTCTGAGACTGGGTGACGAACTGGTCGTCGGCGATGTTGCCTTTATTCTGAAAGCACGACAGTCCGATGCCGACGCTCCTGTCGAAGATATCGAAACCGATATCCACGCTGCCAATGCGACCAACCTCGATCAAATTGAGGAGCATCTGCAACAGCGCGATCAAAGTCACGACCAACACAATAACGATCCCGAAGAAGATCCACTTCAAGTAAAATTAAACGAAGTGGATCCTGATAAATCTCGCCTGACCAAAGCCCCCCCTTCTTCCCCGGCTGATCTCTCCGCCGAAGAAAGTCAGGAACTTCAGGAACGCTCCATCTACGAAATGAACGAAGATGAGGTGAAGAGCGACAATCAGAAATACCATCCGGAAGATTCTTCGATTTTCAAATAATCAGTTCGAGTCCCGTGACCTGCTACTCCTCTTCCTGCGCCGCACAGCTCTCGCTGTCCCCCTTCGATTTCCGAAAGCGTGGACAATCTGTATACTGTGCGTAACGTCGCTTTGCTTTCCGTATTCGGTTGCAACGTAATTCTACATTTTGCCTATTTTCGTTCAGTCTTCCCGTCCGAATCGATATTAAAAGGAACACCATGCCGACCACTCTGGCTGATTTTCAAAAAGTCGAACAATACTTGACTGACCACCAGAATGATTTCATCGAAACGTTAAAAACGTTTCTGCGTATTGAATCAGTGAGTGCCGATTCCAAATTCATCCCTGAAATCAAACGAGGTGCAGAATTCGTTGAAAAGCAACTAACTTCTGCTGGTCTGGAAACGAAGATCTACGAAACAGCCGGGCATCCAATTGTTTACGGCAGCTGGTTGAAAGCGGAAGGCGCCCCGACAGTCATGGTCTACGGCCATTACGACGTTCAACCTGCCGATCCATACGACCTCTGGAAAACTCCCCCTTTTGATCCTGATATTCGCGAAGGTCACATTTACGCCCGAGGAGCCACTGACGACAAAGGTCAAATGATGACCCACGTCAACTCGGTCGCCAGTTGGCTTAAAGTCGTGGGATCGCTACCCGTGAATGTGAAGTTTGTCATCGAAGGTGAAGAAGAAGTCGGTAGTGACAATCTCGATAAGTTCCTGAGTGAACATCAGGAAATGCTTCAATGCGATGTCGCCGTCGTCAGTGATACCAGCCAGTTCGCCCCGGGCGTTCCTGCGATCACTTATGCGTTGCGAGGAATTACGGCCTGCGAGCTGAAACTGACAGGTCCCGGCCAGGACCTGCACAGCGGCCTCTTCGGGGGATCCGTCGCTAACCCGGCCAATATCATCGCCCGGCTTGTCGCCAGTTTGCATAATGCCGAAGGGCAGGTGCAGATCCCTGGATTCTACGACGACGTCCTTCCGTTAAGTGAGCAGGAACGGAACGGATTTGCCAACCTTCCATTCGATGAACCTGCTTTATTCAAAGCACTTGGAGTTTCCGAAGGTTACGGTGAGGCTGGCTTCACGACTCTCGAACGCCGTTGGGCACGCCCAACCTGCGACGTCAACGGGATCTGGAGTGGCTATCAGGGAGAAGGCCCCAAGACGATCGTCCCTTCGATTGCAGGTGTCAAAATCAGTTGTCGCCTGGTCCCGAATCAGGATCCCGAAAAAATTAACAGTTCTCTAGAATCTTTTCTGCGCGAGCTGTGTCCTGCCAGCGTCGACTTCCAATACAAGCAATATCACAGCTGTGGTGGATTAGTATTTGACACCGATAGTGGCTGGATGAAATCAGCCGGAATCGCAATTGAACATGCCTTCGGCGTTTCACCCGTTTTCATCCGCGAAGGAGGCTCAATTCCCGTTGTCTCGACCTTTAAGGAAATTCTGGGAGTCGATACACTCCTGTTGGGCTGGGGACAGAGTACGGATAATTTGCACAGTCCCAACGAAAGATTCAGCCTGGAAGGCTACCGTCAGGGAACGCTGGCTTCGGCCCGCCTCTGGCAGGAACTTGCCAATCTGTAACCTGATCGACTTCAAATCGATTCCTCCCCACACTTAACCAGCAGATACCCCAACAGACAGACGGACCACATTCATGCTCGATTTGCAATACATCCTGGAAAACCGCGACGCCGTTGAACAAAACTGCGAAGACCGGGGCGTGAAGGTCAATCTGGATCGCTTAATCGAACTGGACGGACATCGCCGCCAGCATATTCAAGCGGGAGACGAGCTTCGTCGTGAGCAGAAAGAGACTTCCGGTGGCATTCCCAAAGCCAAAGATAATGACGAACGTCAAAAACTGATTGCCAAGGGGAAAGAACTTCGCGAACAGATCAATGCGATCGAAGCCAAACAAAAAGAAGTCGAAACAGAACTGCGAATATTGCAGGGTGACATCCCCAACATGACTCACCCCGACGCTCCGGTCGGGAAGACCGAAGACGACAGCAAAGTCGTTCGTACATGGGGTGAGAGACCCAACTTCGATTTCGAACCTCTCGATCATGTCTCGCTGGCCGAGAAGCACGATCTCATTGATTTTGAAGCAGGAGGTCGCGTTGCCGGTCACGGTTTCTACTATCTCAAAAACGAAGCCGTCATGCTCGAACTGGCGCTGATTCAATACGCCGTCGAAAGAGTCCGCGCAGCGGGCTTCACGATTATGACGACACCCGACCTGGCTCGGAATGATGTACTGGAAGGGATCGGTTTCAACCCACGCGGAAGCGAGACTCAGATTTACTCGGTCGACAACACCGACCTGAGCCTCGTCGCGACAGCAGAAATCACCTTGGGCGGAGCCGAAAAAGACCAGATGATGGATATCGAGCAGTTGCCCCAATTACGCGCCGGTATCTCTCACTGTTTCCGCACCGAAGCGGGTGCACATGGCCGGGCAACACGCGGAATCTACAGGGTCCATCAATTCACCAAAGTGGAGATGTTTGCGTTCGCTGCCCCTGATTCCGCTGAATCAGATGCCATTCACGAGAAGATCGTCGGCATTGAAGAAGAAATCTTCCAGGGCCTCGGGCTGCATTATCAGGTCATCGATACTGCTACGGGCGACTTGGGTGGACCTGCCTACCGTAAATACGACCTCGAAGCCTGGATGCCAGGAAGGGGCGAAGGGGGAAGTTACGGAGAAGTCACTTCCGCTTCAAACTGCACCGACTACCAGGCCCGCCGCCTGGGAATTCGCTGTAAAAACCCGAACGAAAAAGGGACCAAGTTTGTCCATACTCTTAACGGAACTGCCGTTGCTGTAACACGAGCTTTGATTGCCGTTCTGGAAAACAACCAGCAAGCCGACGGCTCGATCAAAATTCCAGAAGTCCTGCAGAAATGGGTCGGGCAGGAAAAGATTGGTTAATCCTTCTTCTTGAACCCATCCCGAAACCCGGTTGTGGCTGTCATAGAACTTCCAAAACCAAGATGAATGTGACCCACCAGAGGGTTTCAGAAGATCCTATCGTTGACCACGAGATAAAATGTCCCCATTCCCGGAACAACCAATATTCCCCGAACCGCTGCACTACGGTCCGCTGAAACTCCCTTCGCGGTATCTGCTATCACCGCTGGCGGGGTTCACGAACCTGTCGTTTCGGCGCGTCATCCGTGAAATTGGGGGCGTAGGACTGGCGACGACCGACCTGGTCAATGCGCGGGGACTGCTGGAGGGAAGTCGCCGTTCCCTGCAAATGATTGAATCCCATCCAACTGATCGCCCTTTCGCCGTTCAGATCTTCGGAAGCGACCCCATCGCCATGCGGGACGTCGCCATCTTCCTTGAACAGCGCGGTATCGATACCATCGACATCAACATGGGTTGTCCCGTCAACAGGATTGTGAAAGGGGGAGCCGGTGCCAGCATGATGTGCTCGGTCGACAAAACAGTCGCCCTCGTTCAAGGAGTCGTCGAAGCAGTCTCCATTCCGGTGACCGTTAAGATGCGACTTGGTTGGGATGATTCCCAGCTTTCCGCTCCGTTCTTCTCCCGAGAGTTCGAACAAGTAGGAGTCGCCGCAGTCGCTATCCATGGCCGTACCCGGGAACAAGGTTTCAGCGGTTCCGTCAACCGGGATGGCATTCGAAAAGTGGTCGAAGCGGTCGACAAAATCCCCGTCATTGGCAACGGAGATGTTCTGAACATTGAGGATGCCGCGACCATGCTGCGCGAAACGGGCTGTCATGGGGTTTCCATCGGTCGGGGGGCTCTGGCTAACCCATGGATCTTCCGTCAACTATCCCAATGGGAAACCACAGGTCAGTACGACTCACCCGGTAACTTCGAAGAACGCCTCTCCCTGATGATGCGACAGTTCGGTTACCTCGAAGAACAACACGGTATTAAGCATGCGTTGATCGCGTTCCGGAAGATGGGCCATTGGTACCTGAAAGGGATGCGGGTCAAACCGGTTCATCGACATGAGTTTCAGATGTGCAAAACCCGCGAAGAGCTAATGACAATTCTCCAGAAGATTTCCGAGCTTGGCCCCAATGGTGGCACGAAAACGGGATTACTCCCCGACATGCACGTCCCTGTCCCCTCGGGAGCCGTAGAACGCTGGTAATTCATCATCTAAAGCCTGCCGAAAACCTAATCGACGGGTAGTTCTGGATGATGCTGAGAGACTTCGATCCTGACTTTATTAATTTTCCGTTGATCGACTTCCAGGATTGTAAATTGCAGGTGGTTCCAACTGAGAACTTCATTCTGCGTAGGCACCCGGTTGAGAATGGTCAGGATAAACCCGCCAATGGTATCATAGTCCCCTTCTTCGGGAATCTTGTAGCCGAACTGCTCGTTCACGTCATCAATATGTAACCGGGGATCGAGTTCGACGACGGTTTCGGAAATAATCTCGAACCCGCTTGCTTCTTCTTCGTCGTATTCGTCGTCAATTTCACCGACGATCTCTTCCAGAATGTCTTCCATACAGACCAGGCCAGCCACTCCGCCGTATTCGTCGACGACGATAGCGATATGGATACGCTCCTTCTTCATCGTCTCCAACAGCGTATTGATGCCCGTAGTCTCGGGAACATACAGCGGTTGCCGAACCAGCTTCTTTAGTGAAAATCGGTCTGCTTTTTCAGGAGTGACTTTCAACAGGTCTTTTGCGTAAAGAATCCCGATGATGTCGTCCGTGGAGTCGCCGATGATCGGAATACGCGAATGCCCTGCCTCAACCACCTGGCGTCGTGTTTCTTCCAGCGAGCCATCGACGTGGATGCAGTCCATGTCAGTTCTTGGGGTCATAATTGAAGATGTATCCTGTTCGGCCATCTCCATGACCCGATACATCATCGTTCCCGCATTGTCCTCCAGAACGCCTTCTCTCTGGCCTTCATCTATGACCGATTGTAATTCTTCCGCAATCGTTTCCGAGTCGGACTGAGCCGGTTCCTGTTGACCTGCGAGCCGGTGAATTAGTTTGTTCGCCGATTCCGCGAAGAGCACGAAGGGTTTACCCAGAACCAGCATTGGACCGAGAATCGTCCAACTGTGGTACAGAATAATCTCGCCTGCGACTCTGGCCGTAGACCAGGGAATGATAATCAGCCCCAGGAATAAACCCAGGAACACGAGAACGAGTTCGGTAATCCAAAGAGCTGTATCGGAAGCAGTCTCTTTTCCCATAGAGGAAAAGAAGTTGCTCTGGTTAAACAGTGAAAGGGCGAAGAATGAAGCCAATAGCAACACGAGATCGACCAGAATCAGCACCTGGTCCTGCTTTTTGAGGATATCACCGAATCGAGAAGTTTTATTCTTCTTTTCGCAGATCGCTTCCAGTCGGCTCCGTGAAAAATCATGCAGCGTATAGCGGACCATAAGGAGCCAGAAGGCTGCAATTCCCCAGCAGGTGAGCAATGCGGACCAGTAGAAGAGCGACAAGTATTTGCTCCAGATTTCAAGTTATTCGTTAGGGGTCGAGGCGGGGAGCTCCAGCCCGCACAATGTGAGCACAGCTTGTTCGCGTTCTCGCATGAGCATCCGCTCCTCGTCGGTGAGGTCATCATATCCAAGCAGATGTAATATACCGTGGATCAGGTAGAGGATAAACTCATTTTCAGCACTCCATTTATATTCGGGCGCTCTTTCGATCGCCATTTCGGTGCTAATGATCAATTCTCCCTCGATTCGTTTGCCAGCTCCCCTCCGGGGACTGTCCAAAACCTCGAGCTGCTCTTCTTCCAGCAGAAAACTGAGCACATCCGTGTCGTAATCGTGGTTCAGGTACTGAATATTCAATTCCCGGAGTGTCGGATTGTCGACGAGAACCAGGCTGATCTCCGCGGCGGCGACCTGCTCTTCGTTTAGCAGCAGATGCACGACCTTCTCAAGTTCCGATTCATTCACCGGCAGCAATTCCTGCTGATTGGCGATGTCCAACTGGTACATAGTAAAAAACGTATTCCTCTGGAACTGTCGTTCCAATCAGTCCGCTTTCGTTTCGGGATATTTAATACGACCGTGATAGA is part of the Polystyrenella longa genome and harbors:
- a CDS encoding FHA domain-containing protein, translated to MSLYLMPVGEGRRIPIKKTVVFIGRHPDCDVVLSKSLKVSRRHCCLALVNNKLMIRDLGSTNGVHVNGRRIKREEVLRLGDELVVGDVAFILKARQSDADAPVEDIETDIHAANATNLDQIEEHLQQRDQSHDQHNNDPEEDPLQVKLNEVDPDKSRLTKAPPSSPADLSAEESQELQERSIYEMNEDEVKSDNQKYHPEDSSIFK
- a CDS encoding leucyl aminopeptidase, which gives rise to MSVQISATPWQDVDADWLIVPTVEENLSAASLTKLNELTSGLVVRVCDREDFSGKVAEMFQVPDPAGVKATRLCLLGLGPAEKLNGDIFRKAMRTLIRSLSRKEDQNLAIILEQDLIGSFCPEYASEIIGEAIEVGTRGQDLYREKPKRHPLESLTILNENMDLADAAERGTILGAAINITRDVVNSPPNAIYPISFAELADELCADHDLTCTILDEDQLAEERMGSMLAVGTGSDNPARLVVIEYRGAGADDPVLALVGKGVTFDSGGLSLKPSDGMKEMKMDMAGAGTVLGTMMAISHLKLPVNVTGYMGLVENMVSGSCYKLGDILTARNGLTIEVLNTDAEGRLVLADVLNYAADQGAAKMIDLATLTGACLVALGTDITGLFSNNSEWANSVKEAAEITNELVWEMPMHDYFADQLKSEVSELKNIGPRWGGSITAAKFLEHFVDDKPWVHLDIAGPAFMDSEKPERDGGATGAMLRTLVEVARNFKG
- a CDS encoding biotin--[acetyl-CoA-carboxylase] ligase; translation: MGSLVPDLNSFSALCLNQIQRETFINDVDFHQEIESTNTQAALLCKQKSTEPPTLILTERQTKGRGRGRNQWWAQAGCLTFSVIVDASNFTRPEHLPLISLSTGWAIADLLEDYSPTQVVQLKWPNDVYMGTRKICGILTEMPSPDRVIVGIGLNVNNSFHTAPDQLKERATSLFDQVGDEYPLTTILIDLLKQLEQTWTRLAHNDLSFIERWSHRCLLTGRTITHEMGDQQTIGLCQGIDKSGALLLRTEHKVERLIGGTIVAF
- a CDS encoding pyruvate carboxylase gives rise to the protein MLSSSTSSEWKIFSTTMNVKPIKKLLVANRSEIAIRIMRTATELDINTVGIYSYEDRFALHRFKADEAYQVGKKGEPIRAYLDIPGIIKVAKACKVDAIHPGYGFLSENPEFAKACEEAGILFVGPTVDTLIRLGDKTQARLIAENAKVPVLGGSSAAIKSVEEGMKTAEDLGYPIILKAAHGGGGRGMRVVKKAEEFKENFESAQSESLSAFGSPDIFVEKFITAARHIEVQLLGDHHGNLVHLYERDCSVQRRHQKVVEIAPAPNLKTEVREALCQAALKIGEQVSYKCAGTVEFLVDADTNKFYFIEVNPRIQVEHTVTEEVTGTDIVKTQILVTQGYPLADPEIDLGDQSQIRTMGFALQCRLTTEDPENGFMPDYGRLVHYRAANGMGVRLDAGSAFSGAVVAPYYDSMLVKVTARGKRFVDAIRKMDRALREFRIRGVKTNIPFLMKLMHHPTFVEGLCTTRFIDQTPELLVFKPRKDRATKLLTYLAEVIINENALVKGRPKALRNEPAPTPEVDITAPLPKGTRDVFLELGPEKFSQWILDQKRLLITDTTMRDAHQSLLATRVRTYDLNQIASAYAYNCPNFFSLEMWGGATFDTTMRFLKESPWDRLTELRDKVPNILFQMLLRASNAVGYTNYPDNVVQLFVKEAASAGIDVFRVFDALNWVPNMKVAMEAVRDSGAICEASICYTGDILDPKRTKYDLKYYVKLARELENMGANILAIKDMAGLCKPDAVEILVKTLKQEVGIPIHFHTHDTAGIQAASILRATEANLDIADAAMAPLSGGTSQVNLNTLCESLRFHDRNTELQTEAIDEIADYWRSAREFYSPFESAVLPATADLYDHEMPGGQYTNLYQQARALGLADQWAKVCRVYAGVNRLFGDIVKVTPTSKAVGDMALFMVANNITNDDVLNGEKELSYPQSVIDLIGGGMGQPPGGFPKDVMKRILKGEEGFTGRPGETLEPADFGKAAEEVEKFLDRKPTDREIVTYILYPKVYEEFVQHQKKYSNTSQLPTPVFFYGLESNDEFSVDIDPGKTLIINFISIGEPHADGSRSVFFELNGQPRAVSVLDLSLEPETKKAAKADPSNPEHVGAAMPGMVVNIPVKEGDWVEKGDKLLSLEAMKMETNTTADKDGRVKAIFVKTGSQVDTGDLLMEIEF